A section of the Candidatus Obscuribacterales bacterium genome encodes:
- a CDS encoding GIY-YIG nuclease family protein, which translates to MSETQPIRLADLDFIPYLTDAGELSYTLADQIGVYAIFDADRTLQFVGYSRNVALSLVQHIVRQPQQCYWVKVQCIDRPSRSILEDIRQAWLAEVPNSPAHTASDRWTQPIDAAAQMTPEEQQALAKGDGGDRPRLLKQVARRVEQEVLVQLAERGVTASLRFNPKLKEEGLLDLK; encoded by the coding sequence ATGTCCGAGACTCAACCGATTCGCCTTGCGGATCTTGACTTTATCCCATACCTCACCGATGCCGGAGAGTTGTCCTATACCCTTGCGGATCAAATTGGCGTCTATGCCATTTTTGACGCCGATCGCACCCTACAGTTTGTCGGCTACTCCCGCAATGTAGCCCTAAGCCTGGTGCAGCATATAGTGCGCCAGCCCCAGCAGTGCTACTGGGTGAAAGTGCAGTGCATTGATCGCCCAAGTCGCTCCATCCTGGAAGACATTCGCCAGGCCTGGCTGGCTGAAGTTCCCAACAGCCCCGCCCATACCGCCAGCGATCGCTGGACTCAGCCCATTGATGCGGCAGCCCAGATGACGCCGGAGGAGCAGCAGGCTCTGGCTAAAGGTGATGGGGGCGATCGCCCTCGGTTGCTCAAACAAGTGGCCAGACGGGTCGAGCAAGAGGTTCTGGTCCAACTGGCTGAGCGTGGAGTCACTGCCTCCCTGCGGTTTAATCCGAAATTGAAGGAAGAGGGACTGTTAGATCTCAAGTAG
- a CDS encoding ABC transporter ATP-binding protein, with translation MKPPSNYRNLLPYLRPHGSTIAQALACTLAFTIFWPLLAWLAGEIANLIGQGEVGAIAHLAAVSAIVFLVRGLVQFGQDALMAKAALAIAFDLRKKVFTHLQSLSLSYFETSKTGDLSYRLTEDIDRIGEVINKVFHQFIPCILQLVVVLGYMVYLNWQLTLATLIIAPLMAVLIGGFGQQLLIFSRRSQSRVSDLSALLTEVFSGIRLIQAFSAEDYEIHRFAQEAERNRRAKFSAERLKAIQFPVVGFLEAMSVLLLFLLGGWQISTNNLTGAEFVSYIAAVALLIDPISITTSNYNEFKQGEASVDRIFELFAIQPQVVELPTAKMLPVVNGKVEYRHITFGYKPDQPILQDLSLEVKPGEAIALVGASGAGKTTLMNLLPRFYDPQAGQILIDGIDIQSVTLRSLRRQIGIVPQETVLFSGTIAQNIAFGQTQVSLEAVEAAAKIANADQFIRQFPDGYQTWVGERGINLSGGQRQRIAIARAVLLDPRILILDEATSALDSESEALIQEALERLMQGRTVFIIAHRLATVRRADRILVIEQGQVVESGSHTTLLEQGDRYARFYAQQFSPS, from the coding sequence TTGAAACCTCCTTCCAACTACCGAAACCTCCTGCCCTACCTGCGCCCCCACGGCAGCACGATCGCCCAAGCGCTAGCCTGTACCTTAGCGTTCACCATCTTTTGGCCGCTGTTGGCTTGGCTGGCGGGGGAAATTGCCAATCTCATTGGTCAGGGTGAGGTTGGGGCGATCGCTCACCTAGCAGCCGTGAGTGCGATCGTGTTTTTGGTGCGGGGTCTGGTGCAGTTCGGGCAAGATGCTCTGATGGCCAAGGCCGCGCTGGCGATCGCCTTTGATCTACGCAAAAAAGTCTTCACCCATCTACAAAGCCTTAGCCTCAGCTACTTTGAGACCTCCAAAACCGGCGACCTCAGCTATCGGCTAACAGAGGATATCGATCGCATCGGAGAAGTGATCAACAAAGTTTTTCACCAGTTCATTCCCTGCATTTTGCAACTGGTGGTGGTGCTGGGCTATATGGTGTATCTCAACTGGCAGCTCACCCTAGCCACCTTGATCATCGCGCCCCTAATGGCCGTCCTGATCGGCGGCTTTGGGCAACAGTTGCTGATCTTCTCCCGCCGCAGCCAGAGCCGCGTATCTGATCTCTCCGCCCTGCTCACCGAGGTCTTTTCAGGTATTCGGCTCATTCAAGCCTTTTCTGCCGAAGACTACGAAATCCATCGCTTTGCCCAAGAAGCCGAGCGCAACCGCCGAGCCAAATTTTCCGCCGAGCGCCTCAAGGCCATTCAGTTTCCCGTGGTGGGATTTCTAGAAGCCATGAGCGTCCTGCTGCTGTTTTTATTAGGCGGTTGGCAAATTTCCACCAACAACCTCACCGGAGCCGAATTTGTCAGCTATATTGCCGCCGTAGCGCTGTTGATCGACCCAATTTCGATTACCACCAGCAACTACAACGAATTCAAGCAAGGGGAAGCCTCCGTCGATCGCATCTTTGAACTGTTCGCCATCCAGCCCCAGGTAGTGGAGCTACCAACTGCCAAGATGTTGCCCGTCGTCAACGGCAAGGTCGAATACCGTCACATTACCTTTGGCTACAAGCCCGACCAGCCGATCCTGCAAGACCTGAGCCTAGAGGTCAAACCTGGGGAAGCGATCGCCCTTGTGGGGGCCTCAGGAGCCGGCAAAACCACGTTGATGAACCTGCTGCCCCGGTTCTACGATCCGCAAGCGGGTCAAATTTTGATTGATGGCATCGATATCCAAAGCGTCACCTTGCGCAGCCTGCGCCGCCAAATTGGCATCGTACCCCAAGAAACCGTCCTCTTTTCCGGCACCATTGCCCAAAATATCGCCTTCGGACAAACCCAAGTGTCCCTAGAGGCCGTGGAAGCCGCCGCCAAAATCGCCAATGCCGATCAATTCATCCGCCAGTTTCCCGATGGCTATCAAACCTGGGTGGGGGAACGGGGCATTAATCTATCCGGTGGTCAGCGGCAGCGAATTGCGATCGCCCGCGCCGTCCTCCTCGATCCTCGCATCCTCATCCTCGATGAGGCCACCTCCGCCCTCGATTCTGAATCGGAAGCGCTCATCCAAGAAGCCCTAGAACGCCTGATGCAGGGCCGCACCGTGTTTATCATTGCCCATCGCCTAGCCACCGTGCGCCGCGCCGATCGCATTTTGGTGATTGAACAAGGGCAAGTGGTTGAATCGGGCAGCCATACCACCCTGCTCGAACAGGGCGATCGCTATGCCCGCTTTTATGCCCAGCAGTTCAGCCCCTCCTAG
- a CDS encoding serine/threonine-protein kinase, with amino-acid sequence MSSTLLSNRYQVLETLGAGGFGTTLLAEDIQMPSRRKCVIKQLKPIENNPDIYRLVQERFHREAAILESLGNVNGQIPQLYAYFNEDDRFYLIQEWIEGVTLSQKVKLQGRLPEAQVRSILMSLLSVLDYVHSRQIIHRDIKPDNIILRSQDQKPVLIDFGAVRETMGTVVNSEGEATSSIVIGTPGFMPSEQAAGRAIYSSDLYSLGLTMIYLLTGKPPQDLDLDPRTGDVVWQHDAPGVSQTLIDSLNRSIQYNPRDRYATAAEMLDALEGSSSAPDTAVQAGEIRDRLPGTPASEVPPTIIPSPISSPPAGNMATELPGAIDSMAVGKDKPMPPEVPGWNWGAFLLPGIWCFNNQVWWGLLAWTSWFTAGLSWLVVGGLLGAKGNEWAWKSRGWKSVEAFKANQRAWAIGGMATWGSMVGLIILLAVIGSQLPDTDSAVTDEATPIEPTLPDPPVPPTEPTPPPTVTAVGVTNLQVCAIPEPDTVCDGDRPQLPSKTPSILISADLDVPMNTQITITWRYLGGEAGDATDIDTISVVKDDEAIDYVWTRLPAPESGTWPIGDYRVNFEILLPDSGNDSETIQKGFSIQ; translated from the coding sequence ATGTCGTCAACGCTGCTGAGTAATCGCTACCAAGTCCTAGAAACCCTCGGAGCTGGAGGGTTTGGCACCACGCTGCTCGCCGAAGATATCCAGATGCCGTCTCGGCGGAAATGTGTCATCAAGCAACTGAAGCCGATCGAGAACAATCCAGACATTTATCGGCTGGTGCAAGAACGTTTCCATCGAGAGGCGGCCATTCTTGAAAGCTTGGGCAATGTCAACGGGCAAATTCCCCAGCTCTATGCCTATTTCAATGAAGATGACCGGTTTTACCTGATCCAAGAATGGATCGAAGGGGTGACCTTAAGCCAAAAGGTGAAACTGCAGGGACGACTGCCGGAAGCCCAAGTCCGCAGCATTCTCATGAGTCTCCTGTCGGTGTTGGACTATGTCCACAGTCGCCAAATTATTCACCGCGATATTAAACCCGACAACATTATTTTGCGATCGCAGGATCAAAAACCGGTGCTGATCGACTTTGGGGCGGTGCGCGAAACCATGGGCACGGTGGTCAATTCAGAAGGCGAGGCCACCAGTTCTATCGTCATCGGTACGCCAGGCTTCATGCCCTCCGAGCAGGCAGCGGGGCGCGCTATCTACTCCAGCGATCTCTACAGCTTGGGGTTGACCATGATCTACCTGCTCACGGGCAAGCCACCCCAGGATCTCGATCTGGATCCCCGCACGGGAGATGTGGTGTGGCAGCATGATGCGCCGGGCGTGAGTCAGACACTCATTGATAGCCTCAATCGATCGATTCAATATAACCCACGCGATCGCTATGCCACAGCAGCGGAGATGCTAGATGCCTTGGAAGGCAGCAGCAGTGCCCCAGACACCGCCGTCCAAGCTGGCGAGATCCGCGATCGCCTCCCCGGCACACCTGCCTCTGAAGTACCGCCCACGATCATCCCATCACCGATCTCATCGCCACCGGCTGGAAACATGGCCACAGAACTGCCAGGGGCGATCGATAGCATGGCCGTGGGCAAGGATAAACCCATGCCGCCGGAGGTGCCTGGATGGAACTGGGGCGCGTTTCTCCTCCCCGGCATCTGGTGCTTCAATAACCAAGTGTGGTGGGGGCTGCTGGCTTGGACATCCTGGTTTACGGCAGGGCTCAGTTGGCTGGTCGTTGGGGGGCTGTTGGGTGCCAAGGGCAACGAATGGGCCTGGAAGAGCCGGGGTTGGAAAAGTGTTGAAGCATTTAAGGCCAACCAACGGGCTTGGGCCATTGGCGGTATGGCTACCTGGGGCAGCATGGTGGGCTTGATCATCCTCTTGGCAGTCATTGGGTCCCAACTGCCCGATACAGACAGCGCGGTGACGGACGAAGCGACGCCGATTGAGCCCACCCTCCCCGATCCACCCGTCCCTCCCACAGAGCCAACACCACCGCCCACCGTCACCGCAGTAGGGGTAACCAATCTGCAAGTCTGCGCAATACCTGAACCGGACACTGTCTGTGATGGCGATCGCCCCCAGCTTCCTAGCAAAACGCCCTCTATTTTGATCAGCGCCGATTTAGACGTTCCCATGAACACGCAGATCACCATCACATGGCGATATCTGGGCGGTGAGGCCGGCGACGCCACCGACATTGATACCATTTCCGTGGTGAAAGACGACGAGGCAATTGACTACGTATGGACACGTCTACCGGCTCCAGAAAGCGGTACCTGGCCCATAGGCGACTACCGGGTAAACTTTGAGATCCTCCTCCCAGACAGCGGCAATGACAGCGAAACGATCCAAAAGGGCTTTTCTATCCAGTAA
- the kaiB gene encoding circadian clock protein KaiB, which translates to MNPLRKTYVLKLYVAGNTPNSIRALKTLNNILEKEFQGVYALKVIDVLKNPQLAEEDKILATPTLAKILPPPVRKIIGDLSDREKVLIGLDLLYEELRDDEANY; encoded by the coding sequence ATGAATCCCCTAAGAAAGACCTACGTTCTTAAACTCTATGTTGCAGGCAACACGCCCAACTCCATTCGGGCGTTGAAAACTCTCAATAATATCCTGGAAAAGGAGTTTCAGGGGGTATATGCCCTCAAGGTCATTGATGTCCTTAAAAATCCTCAATTGGCAGAAGAGGACAAGATTCTGGCAACCCCAACCCTAGCTAAAATTTTGCCCCCGCCGGTTCGCAAAATCATTGGCGATTTATCGGATCGAGAAAAAGTTTTAATTGGTTTGGATTTGTTGTATGAAGAACTACGGGACGACGAAGCAAATTACTGA
- a CDS encoding hemolysin family protein, giving the protein MLSTPYYSLVSIEAIAPSMVSHTPVLLAVTPLLGEVWLDILVLVIMLVLSGFFSGSETAITALDNLKLRALIKDQGDRNGMFTLVLENRARFITTLLVGNNLVNNFTAILTSNLFAIWLGSASVGIATAVATLLLLVFGEITPKSLAINNVLPYFKAAVRPIYLLSKLLSLLGITYFLEAIAQYMIRLVQGTAVQSGESVRDLQLMIEVLGGKGQLDLDKHQLLNKALMLDRLKAHDVVKPRIDMRTISHEASLQDLVNLCLETGFSRIPVQEESKDQIVGIVHLKRALQELQSLKQQQQQDGPVMLATEPPVYVPELKRVADLLKEMLQQRLHLAIVVDEYGGTVGLITLEDILEELVGEIYDESDYPTRAILDLRRQPESGRPSVLRKFSRSPRQR; this is encoded by the coding sequence ATGTTGTCCACTCCATACTATTCACTAGTGTCCATTGAGGCGATCGCCCCTTCCATGGTTTCCCATACTCCCGTGCTGCTAGCTGTCACCCCGCTATTAGGAGAGGTGTGGCTCGATATCTTGGTGTTGGTCATTATGCTGGTGCTATCGGGTTTTTTCTCAGGGTCAGAGACGGCGATCACCGCGCTGGATAATCTAAAGCTGCGGGCGCTGATTAAAGATCAGGGCGATCGCAATGGCATGTTCACCTTGGTGTTGGAAAATCGAGCTCGGTTTATCACCACCTTGCTAGTGGGTAATAACCTGGTCAATAACTTTACGGCGATTCTCACCAGTAACCTGTTTGCCATTTGGCTGGGCAGTGCCTCGGTAGGTATAGCCACGGCAGTAGCCACCTTGCTGCTCCTCGTTTTTGGTGAAATTACGCCCAAATCCTTGGCCATCAACAACGTCTTGCCCTACTTTAAGGCGGCTGTTCGCCCCATCTATCTGCTGTCTAAACTGCTGAGCTTGCTGGGGATCACCTATTTTCTAGAAGCGATCGCTCAATATATGATTCGCCTCGTCCAGGGCACAGCGGTGCAGTCGGGAGAATCAGTACGCGATCTGCAGTTGATGATCGAGGTGCTGGGTGGCAAAGGGCAGTTGGATTTGGATAAACACCAACTGCTGAATAAGGCCCTGATGCTCGATCGCCTCAAGGCCCATGATGTGGTGAAGCCCCGCATTGATATGCGCACCATCTCCCATGAGGCTAGCCTGCAAGACTTGGTGAACCTGTGCTTGGAAACCGGATTTTCGCGAATTCCAGTTCAGGAAGAATCCAAGGATCAAATTGTCGGCATCGTTCACTTGAAGCGCGCTCTGCAAGAGCTGCAGTCCCTCAAGCAACAACAGCAACAGGATGGCCCGGTGATGCTAGCCACCGAACCGCCGGTCTATGTGCCAGAACTCAAGCGGGTGGCGGATTTGCTCAAGGAAATGTTGCAGCAGCGCCTCCACTTGGCGATCGTGGTGGATGAATATGGCGGCACTGTGGGGCTGATTACCCTCGAAGATATTTTGGAGGAACTGGTGGGCGAAATCTACGACGAAAGCGATTACCCCACCCGAGCGATTCTTGATCTCCGCCGCCAGCCCGAGAGCGGCCGTCCCTCCGTGCTGCGAAAATTCTCTCGATCTCCCCGTCAGCGCTAG
- a CDS encoding circadian clock protein KaiA: MHSKLSICTLLKTSTLAEALLQSLRGTPHSLTQFEADDQFVDFLDQQRYGIDCLILEDHPELKHLLIMLQKRSILLPTIILEVGGYETNPEAAVAKAVASLEDKSSRDHPYHQAALRITLTQLGQLEHFIDKAIGKFLKLSPGQQGQGDEGIDDDYLIADHPMVLMPQQRRLAEKLKERLGYLGVYYKRNPKNFLRNLPPPQRKDFLRQLKDDYRKIILVYFSPDMKDLNEQIDNFVNMAFFADVSVSQIVEIHMKLMDDFAKHLKLEGRSEEILLDYRLTLIDAIAHLCEMYRRSIPRDS, from the coding sequence TTGCACTCAAAGCTCTCGATTTGCACCCTCCTCAAGACCAGCACCTTGGCAGAAGCCCTGCTGCAATCTCTTAGAGGAACACCCCACAGCCTGACTCAGTTTGAGGCAGACGATCAGTTTGTGGATTTTTTAGATCAGCAGCGCTATGGCATTGACTGCTTGATTCTAGAAGATCATCCTGAGCTGAAGCACCTGCTGATCATGCTACAAAAGCGCTCCATCCTGCTCCCCACGATCATCCTAGAAGTTGGAGGCTACGAGACCAATCCAGAAGCAGCGGTGGCCAAAGCCGTGGCATCCTTAGAAGACAAGTCATCCCGAGATCACCCCTACCATCAGGCAGCCCTGCGGATCACATTAACGCAGCTAGGGCAGTTAGAACACTTTATCGATAAAGCCATCGGTAAATTCCTGAAGCTGTCTCCAGGGCAACAGGGGCAGGGAGACGAAGGGATAGATGATGACTATCTAATTGCAGACCATCCGATGGTGCTGATGCCGCAACAGCGGCGGCTAGCTGAAAAGTTAAAGGAGCGTCTGGGATACTTGGGGGTGTACTATAAGCGAAATCCTAAGAACTTTCTGCGTAATCTTCCGCCACCGCAGCGAAAAGATTTTTTACGTCAGTTGAAGGACGATTATCGGAAGATCATCCTGGTGTATTTTTCACCAGACATGAAAGATCTCAACGAGCAAATTGACAATTTTGTGAACATGGCTTTCTTTGCTGATGTTTCGGTGTCGCAGATTGTCGAAATCCACATGAAGTTGATGGATGATTTTGCCAAGCATCTTAAATTAGAAGGTCGTAGTGAGGAAATCCTGCTAGATTATCGATTGACTTTGATTGATGCGATCGCCCATCTATGTGAAATGTACCGTCGATCTATTCCACGAGATTCCTGA